A single genomic interval of Lepisosteus oculatus isolate fLepOcu1 chromosome 12, fLepOcu1.hap2, whole genome shotgun sequence harbors:
- the ctdsp1 gene encoding carboxy-terminal domain RNA polymerase II polypeptide A small phosphatase 1, which translates to MDHQSTSIITQVSRDEEVNTPLREKGVQAQATSSKKPRSRGIFHSLFCCFCHDETDQVPVNNNAPLLVEENGTVSKVPVKPLLPQIKSKDVGKICVVIDLDETLVHSSFKPVNNADFIIPVEIDGTVHQVYVLKRPHVDEFLKRMGELFECVLFTASLAKYADPVADLLDKWGAFRSRLFRESCVFHRGNYVKDLSRLGRDLNKIIIVDNSPASYIFHPDNAVPVASWFDDMSDTELLDLIPFFERLSKVEDVYTVLKQQRTIS; encoded by the exons GTGTTCAAGCTCAAGCCACCTCCTCAAAGAAGCCTCGAAGTCGAGGAATTTTCCACAGTCTGTTCTGCTGCTTCTGTCATGACGAGACTGATCAAGTTCCTGTCAACAACAATGCTCCCCTCTTAGTGGAGGAAAATGGAACAGTCTCAAAA GTCCCAGTAAAGCCTCTACTTCCACAAATAAAGTCTAAAGATGTTGGAAAGATCTGTGTGGTAATTGACCTGGATGAAACACTAGTGCACAGTTCATTCAAG CCAGTGAACAATGCAGATTTTATCATTCCAGTTGAAATAGATGGGACTGTTCATCAG GTGTATGTATTGAAGCGGCCCCATGTGGATGAATTTCTCAAACGAATGGGAGAGCTGTTTGAGTGTGTGCTGTTCACTGCAAGTTTAGCCAAG TATGCAGATCCAGTAGCAGATTTGCTGGATAAGTGGGGTGCATTCCGGAGCCGGCTCTTCCGGGAGTCCTGTGTGTTCCACCGTGGCAACTATGTTAAAGACCTTAGCCGACTGGGCAGGGACCTCAACAAGATAATCATAGTGGACAACTCTCCTGCCTCCTACATCTTCCACCCAGACAATGCT GTGCCTGTAGCCTCCTGGTTCGATGACATGTCTGATACAGAGCTGCTTGATCTCATTCCTTTCTTTGAGAGACTGAGTAAGGTGGAGGATGTCTACACAGTACTCAAGCAACAGAGGACTATAAGCTAA